The stretch of DNA CTTCCAGACGGTTGTTGATGTCTTCGTCGGTGATTTCAGCCTTGGCGACCTCAATCTCCATGCCGTCGATTGCCGGCAGCTCGATGTCCGGGCGGCGCTCAACGGTGGCCACGAACTTCAGCTTGGTCTCGTCCTTAGCGGATTCCGGCACTTCCTGAACGTCGATTGCCGGCTGGGCCATCGGGTGGATGCCTTTTTCTTCGAGAGCCTTGGAGTACAGCTCCGGCACGCCGTTATTCACGGCTTCGCCAGCAACAGCACCGAAACCGATGCGCTGGTCGATGATCTTGCCGGGCACGTGGCCCTTACGGAAGCCAGGCACGTTCACCTGCTTGGCGATTTCCTTGCGAGCATTGTCGAGATACGGGTTGAACTCTTCCGGATCAACGGTGACGGTGAGCTTCACCTTGGTCGGCTCAAGATTCCTGACGCTGATTTTCACGCTTGCGCTCCTGAAAAATACGGTTCTTCACATTTCTGCCGTTAGGCAACCTCTACATGATAGCGCGACTCACGGACTCTGCAACCAGCGCGACTTGCCATGCCCTCGCGCCCTGCTCGGTAAGGAATTGCGCGACATCACGTTCCTGCGGCTCATCCGTCCAGCAGAGGTTACGCAAATACTGCGGTTTGATGATGACTTCCGCTGGTGTACGCGTATCTTCCGCTATCTGCGCCACCACCTTGCGTACCTTGTCAAGTGTGGCGAGGCGTTCCGGATAGCGTTCCCTCCAGGCTCGCGTCGCACGTGGGGCGGATGTGGCTTGCGCTTCTTGGTTCTGAGGATTGCCGTTGTCTATGACCGGCCACTCGCTTTCCGGAAGATCAAGTGCCTGCTGGATTATTTTCTTCCACATGCTTGGCTTGATTTTGCGTTGGATGGGCGCGTAGCGTTCGAACATTTTCTCCTGTTCGGCGTCAGCTTGGATGCGCACACGTTCGTTGATGGAACGCACCGCTCTGAATTGCGCGGCATTGTGTGGCTTGCGCTCCGCCACTTCGATGATGGTTCTGTCGGCAAGCAGCAGCGTTGGCGAAATATCGTATTGGCGCGCCAGTTCGTCTCGCTTGGTCCATAGTGCTTTCGCCACAGCCAAGGCCTGACGGTCCTTCATGATTTCGGTGATATGCGAGATGCGCAGCCATGGAACGGGATGCTCTTTGCGTGGCGCGGTTCCTTCGCGCAGCGCGTAATCGAATTCCTCCTCGGCCCATTCGATTTTGCCTTGACGGCGCAGTTCGGCGCGCATGATCGTTTCCAGCTCGATCAGCAATTCAACATCCAACGCCGCATAATTGCGCCAGTCACGCGGCAACGGACGATATGACCAATCGGCTGCGGAATGCTCTTTGGCAAGTGTCAATCCCAAGTAATGCTCCGTAACGGCGGCCAAACCGAACCGTTTCATGCCGAGCAGTCTCGCGGCGATCTCGGTGTCGAATAACCGCTGCGGCTTCAATCCAAGATCATTGAATCCTGGTAGATCCTGCAAAGAATCATGCAGAATCCATACCGCATCGCCTACGGCAGTATTGAAATCGTTCCAATCAATACCTTCGGCAGTCAATGCCTGCGGGTCAAGCAATCCTATGCCGGCACCGTCCCTTTTGAACTGCACCAACCAATCGTCATGACCGTATCGGAAACCGGATGCTCGCTCCGCATCGGCAGCAAGCGACCCGTGGGAAGACGCCAAAGCGCTGCAGTACTCTCGAAATGCCGGTAGGGTGTCGATCACATCGGGCACGCCCTCACGCGGCTCGGCCTGCAACCTTGGCTCGTCAGTCAATGGGATAATCCTCCTCGGATTGCGTCATGGACTGGAGGAATTCCGCCCATGCACCCACCTGAGTGCCTGCGTCAAGACCTCCATCGGCATAGTCTAATGGCGTCCAAGACACACGAATCTCACATCCGGTTTCCGGAGCGTCGGATTGCCCGCCAAATACCGTGCTTCTCGTAACGGTGACGGTTCCTGAAACATGTTCGACACCGTATGCGCCAATCTGGTCCACCATCGCATCCCAATACATGGACGGCGTCAGGCAGTCCCTTTCGTTGTCGGGCAGTGGCAGCGTGGCGAATGCGACGCAACGCCAATGCGAATGCCAGTCGTTTCGGTATTTGTGCGAATACAGCACCATGATCCAACCGGTGGAACGCGTCTCATCGCAATCCATTTCGACGCCGATGCCGAAACTCGCCATGGCGCATGGCACTGGAATCTCACGATATGACACACCTGATAATCGTGGCATGCGTTCCACGGAAAGCACGGCGTCCCACACTTTGTCTGGCACGCCGGAGGGTCTAGTCAACAT from Bifidobacterium catenulatum PV20-2 encodes:
- a CDS encoding HRDC domain-containing protein codes for the protein MTDEPRLQAEPREGVPDVIDTLPAFREYCSALASSHGSLAADAERASGFRYGHDDWLVQFKRDGAGIGLLDPQALTAEGIDWNDFNTAVGDAVWILHDSLQDLPGFNDLGLKPQRLFDTEIAARLLGMKRFGLAAVTEHYLGLTLAKEHSAADWSYRPLPRDWRNYAALDVELLIELETIMRAELRRQGKIEWAEEEFDYALREGTAPRKEHPVPWLRISHITEIMKDRQALAVAKALWTKRDELARQYDISPTLLLADRTIIEVAERKPHNAAQFRAVRSINERVRIQADAEQEKMFERYAPIQRKIKPSMWKKIIQQALDLPESEWPVIDNGNPQNQEAQATSAPRATRAWRERYPERLATLDKVRKVVAQIAEDTRTPAEVIIKPQYLRNLCWTDEPQERDVAQFLTEQGARAWQVALVAESVSRAIM
- a CDS encoding DUF3000 family protein; the protein is MADIYAFPQGAPNEARTKGRGSCACAAPPEPMLTRPSGVPDKVWDAVLSVERMPRLSGVSYREIPVPCAMASFGIGVEMDCDETRSTGWIMVLYSHKYRNDWHSHWRCVAFATLPLPDNERDCLTPSMYWDAMVDQIGAYGVEHVSGTVTVTRSTVFGGQSDAPETGCEIRVSWTPLDYADGGLDAGTQVGAWAEFLQSMTQSEEDYPID